Proteins co-encoded in one Chroicocephalus ridibundus chromosome 6, bChrRid1.1, whole genome shotgun sequence genomic window:
- the ATG16L1 gene encoding autophagy-related protein 16-1 isoform X5, whose protein sequence is MASGLRAAGFPPWKRHIAAELRRRDRLQRQAFEEIIEQYNKLLEKSDLHAVLADKLQAEKYDMQSRHEISPGHDGTWNDAQLQELAQLKIKHQEELTELHKKRGELAQSVIDLNNQMQQKDKEMQMNEAKIAEYLQKISELETECQELRSKLQDLERANQTLKDEYDALQITFNALEEKLRKTTEDNQELVSRWMAEKAQEANRLNAENEKDSRRRQARLQKELAEAAKEPLPVEPRDDDIEVLADETSDMAEETSPVRAVSRTSRRRSLSSFPAPQDNVEPHPGASKEVRVPTTAVCVFDAHDGEVNAVQFSPGSRLLATGGMDRRVKLWEVLGDRCEPKGSLSGSNAGITSIEFDSAGSYLLAASNDFASRIWTVDDNRLRHTLTGHSGKVLSAKFLLDNARIVSGSHDRTLKLWDLRSKVCIKTVFAGSSCNDIVCTEQCVMSGHFDKKIRFWDIRTESIVKELELLGRITALDLNSERTELLTCSRDDLLKIIDLRVSAVKQTFSAQGFKCGSDWTRVVFSPDGNYVAAGSADGALYIWNVLTGKLERTLAKHHSSSINAVAWSPAGAHVVSVDKGNKAVLWSEF, encoded by the exons ATGGCGTCGGGGCTGCGCGCCGCCGGTTTCCCCCCGTGGAAGCGGCACATCGCGGCGGAGCTGCGGCGGCGGGACCGGCTGCAGCGGCAGGCCTTCGAGGAGATCATCGAGCAGT ATAACAAGCTACTAGAGAAGTCGGACCTTCATGCGGTGCTGGCTGATAAACTTCAAGCAGAAAAATATGACATGCAAAGCAGACATGAGATCAG TCCAGGACACGATGGCACATGGAATGATGCTCAGTTGCAGGAGCTGGCACAGCTGAAGATAAAGCATCAAGAAGAGTTGACAGAGCTACATAAGAAACGTGGCGAG TTGGCCCAGTCTGTAATTGATCTGAATAACCAAATGCAGCAGAAGGACAAAGAGATGCAGATGAATGAAGCAAA GATTGCAGAGTATTTGCAAAAGATCTCTGAACTGGAAACAGAGTGCCAGGAGTTGCGTAGCAAACTGCAAGATCTTGAGCGAGCTAATCAGACACTGAAAGATGAATATGATGCTCTGCAGATCACCTTCAATGCTTTGGAGGAGAAACTAAGGAAAACGActgaggacaaccaggagctaGTCTCACGTTGGATGGCAGAGAAAGCACAAGAAGCCAATCGTTtgaatgcagaaaatgaaaaggattcAAG GAGACGACAAGCCAGGCTGCAGAAGGAGCTAGCAGAAGCTGCCAAAGAACCCCTGCCTGTTGAACC CAGGGATGATGACATTGAAGTGCTTGCAGATGAAACCTCTGACATGGCTGAGGAGACATCTCCAGTGCGAGCTGTCAGCCGAACATCCAG GAGGCGTTCTTTGTcctcattccctgctccccaggatAACGTAGAGCCACATCCAGGTGCCAGTAAAGAAGTGAGAGTGCCCACTACTGCCGTATGCGTCTTT GATGCACATGATGGGGAGGTGAATGCAGTGCAGTTCAGCCCTGGCTCCCGGTTACTAGCAACAGGAGGCATGGACCGGAGGGTTAAGCTTTGGGAAGTCTTGGGAG ATAGGTGTGAGCCCAAAGGGTCCCTCTCTGGTAGTAATGCTGGGATTACAAGCATAGAATTTGATAGTGCT GGTTCTTACCTCTTAGCAGCTTCCAATGACTTTGCCAGCAGAATCTGGACAGTGGATGACAATCGATTACGG CACACCCTGACAGGTCACAGTGGTAAAGTTCTGTCAGCCAAGTTCTTGCTGGACAATGCACGCATTGTTTCGGGAAGTCATGACCGGACCCTCAAGCTCTGGGACCTCCGCAGCAAAGTCT GTATAAAAACAGTGTTTGCAGGATCTAGCTGCAATGACATCGTGTGTACTGAGCAATGTGTAATGAGTGGACATTTTGATAAGAAAATTCGTTTCTGGGACATCAG gACTGAAAGCATAGTAAAAGAACTGGAGCTGCTTGGAAGAATCACAGCTCTGGATCTGAACTCAGAGCGAACAGAGCTTTTAACCTGTTCCCGTGATGATCTACTGAAGATCATTGATCTGCGGGTTAGTGCTGTCAAGCAGACTTTCAG cGCCCAGGGATTCAAATGTGGCTCTGACTGGACGAGAGTTGTGTTCAG CCCTGACGGTAACTATGTGGCTGCTGGTTCAGCTGATGGGGCCCTCTACATCTGGAATGTGCTCACTGGGAAATTGGAGAGGACGCTTGCGAAGCATCACAG TTCTTCTATCAATGCAGTCGCGTGGTCACCAGCGGGTGCCCATGTGGTCAGTGTGGACAAAGGAAACAAGGCTGTCCTGTGGTCTGAATTTTGA
- the ATG16L1 gene encoding autophagy-related protein 16-1 isoform X2 translates to MASGLRAAGFPPWKRHIAAELRRRDRLQRQAFEEIIEQYNKLLEKSDLHAVLADKLQAEKYDMQSRHEISPGHDGTWNDAQLQELAQLKIKHQEELTELHKKRGELAQSVIDLNNQMQQKDKEMQMNEAKIAEYLQKISELETECQELRSKLQDLERANQTLKDEYDALQITFNALEEKLRKTTEDNQELVSRWMAEKAQEANRLNAENEKDSRRRQARLQKELAEAAKEPLPVEPDDDIEVLADETSDMAEETSPVRAVSRTSSKRLSQPAGGLLDSITNIFGLSESPLLGHQSSDAARRRSLSSFPAPQDNVEPHPGASKEVRVPTTAVCVFDAHDGEVNAVQFSPGSRLLATGGMDRRVKLWEVLGDRCEPKGSLSGSNAGITSIEFDSAGSYLLAASNDFASRIWTVDDNRLRHTLTGHSGKVLSAKFLLDNARIVSGSHDRTLKLWDLRSKVCIKTVFAGSSCNDIVCTEQCVMSGHFDKKIRFWDIRTESIVKELELLGRITALDLNSERTELLTCSRDDLLKIIDLRVSAVKQTFSAQGFKCGSDWTRVVFSPDGNYVAAGSADGALYIWNVLTGKLERTLAKHHSSSINAVAWSPAGAHVVSVDKGNKAVLWSEF, encoded by the exons ATGGCGTCGGGGCTGCGCGCCGCCGGTTTCCCCCCGTGGAAGCGGCACATCGCGGCGGAGCTGCGGCGGCGGGACCGGCTGCAGCGGCAGGCCTTCGAGGAGATCATCGAGCAGT ATAACAAGCTACTAGAGAAGTCGGACCTTCATGCGGTGCTGGCTGATAAACTTCAAGCAGAAAAATATGACATGCAAAGCAGACATGAGATCAG TCCAGGACACGATGGCACATGGAATGATGCTCAGTTGCAGGAGCTGGCACAGCTGAAGATAAAGCATCAAGAAGAGTTGACAGAGCTACATAAGAAACGTGGCGAG TTGGCCCAGTCTGTAATTGATCTGAATAACCAAATGCAGCAGAAGGACAAAGAGATGCAGATGAATGAAGCAAA GATTGCAGAGTATTTGCAAAAGATCTCTGAACTGGAAACAGAGTGCCAGGAGTTGCGTAGCAAACTGCAAGATCTTGAGCGAGCTAATCAGACACTGAAAGATGAATATGATGCTCTGCAGATCACCTTCAATGCTTTGGAGGAGAAACTAAGGAAAACGActgaggacaaccaggagctaGTCTCACGTTGGATGGCAGAGAAAGCACAAGAAGCCAATCGTTtgaatgcagaaaatgaaaaggattcAAG GAGACGACAAGCCAGGCTGCAGAAGGAGCTAGCAGAAGCTGCCAAAGAACCCCTGCCTGTTGAACC GGATGATGACATTGAAGTGCTTGCAGATGAAACCTCTGACATGGCTGAGGAGACATCTCCAGTGCGAGCTGTCAGCCGAACATCCAG TAAGCGACTCTCCCAGCCAGCTGGAGGCCTTCTGGACTCTATCACTAATATCTTTGG TCTGTCTGAGTCTCCCCTTTTGGGACATCAATCTTCTGATGCTGCCAG GAGGCGTTCTTTGTcctcattccctgctccccaggatAACGTAGAGCCACATCCAGGTGCCAGTAAAGAAGTGAGAGTGCCCACTACTGCCGTATGCGTCTTT GATGCACATGATGGGGAGGTGAATGCAGTGCAGTTCAGCCCTGGCTCCCGGTTACTAGCAACAGGAGGCATGGACCGGAGGGTTAAGCTTTGGGAAGTCTTGGGAG ATAGGTGTGAGCCCAAAGGGTCCCTCTCTGGTAGTAATGCTGGGATTACAAGCATAGAATTTGATAGTGCT GGTTCTTACCTCTTAGCAGCTTCCAATGACTTTGCCAGCAGAATCTGGACAGTGGATGACAATCGATTACGG CACACCCTGACAGGTCACAGTGGTAAAGTTCTGTCAGCCAAGTTCTTGCTGGACAATGCACGCATTGTTTCGGGAAGTCATGACCGGACCCTCAAGCTCTGGGACCTCCGCAGCAAAGTCT GTATAAAAACAGTGTTTGCAGGATCTAGCTGCAATGACATCGTGTGTACTGAGCAATGTGTAATGAGTGGACATTTTGATAAGAAAATTCGTTTCTGGGACATCAG gACTGAAAGCATAGTAAAAGAACTGGAGCTGCTTGGAAGAATCACAGCTCTGGATCTGAACTCAGAGCGAACAGAGCTTTTAACCTGTTCCCGTGATGATCTACTGAAGATCATTGATCTGCGGGTTAGTGCTGTCAAGCAGACTTTCAG cGCCCAGGGATTCAAATGTGGCTCTGACTGGACGAGAGTTGTGTTCAG CCCTGACGGTAACTATGTGGCTGCTGGTTCAGCTGATGGGGCCCTCTACATCTGGAATGTGCTCACTGGGAAATTGGAGAGGACGCTTGCGAAGCATCACAG TTCTTCTATCAATGCAGTCGCGTGGTCACCAGCGGGTGCCCATGTGGTCAGTGTGGACAAAGGAAACAAGGCTGTCCTGTGGTCTGAATTTTGA
- the ATG16L1 gene encoding autophagy-related protein 16-1 isoform X4, with translation MASGLRAAGFPPWKRHIAAELRRRDRLQRQAFEEIIEQYNKLLEKSDLHAVLADKLQAEKYDMQSRHEISPGHDGTWNDAQLQELAQLKIKHQEELTELHKKRGELAQSVIDLNNQMQQKDKEMQMNEAKIAEYLQKISELETECQELRSKLQDLERANQTLKDEYDALQITFNALEEKLRKTTEDNQELVSRWMAEKAQEANRLNAENEKDSRRRQARLQKELAEAAKEPLPVEPDDDIEVLADETSDMAEETSPVRAVSRTSSKRLSQPAGGLLDSITNIFGRRSLSSFPAPQDNVEPHPGASKEVRVPTTAVCVFDAHDGEVNAVQFSPGSRLLATGGMDRRVKLWEVLGDRCEPKGSLSGSNAGITSIEFDSAGSYLLAASNDFASRIWTVDDNRLRHTLTGHSGKVLSAKFLLDNARIVSGSHDRTLKLWDLRSKVCIKTVFAGSSCNDIVCTEQCVMSGHFDKKIRFWDIRTESIVKELELLGRITALDLNSERTELLTCSRDDLLKIIDLRVSAVKQTFSAQGFKCGSDWTRVVFSPDGNYVAAGSADGALYIWNVLTGKLERTLAKHHSSSINAVAWSPAGAHVVSVDKGNKAVLWSEF, from the exons ATGGCGTCGGGGCTGCGCGCCGCCGGTTTCCCCCCGTGGAAGCGGCACATCGCGGCGGAGCTGCGGCGGCGGGACCGGCTGCAGCGGCAGGCCTTCGAGGAGATCATCGAGCAGT ATAACAAGCTACTAGAGAAGTCGGACCTTCATGCGGTGCTGGCTGATAAACTTCAAGCAGAAAAATATGACATGCAAAGCAGACATGAGATCAG TCCAGGACACGATGGCACATGGAATGATGCTCAGTTGCAGGAGCTGGCACAGCTGAAGATAAAGCATCAAGAAGAGTTGACAGAGCTACATAAGAAACGTGGCGAG TTGGCCCAGTCTGTAATTGATCTGAATAACCAAATGCAGCAGAAGGACAAAGAGATGCAGATGAATGAAGCAAA GATTGCAGAGTATTTGCAAAAGATCTCTGAACTGGAAACAGAGTGCCAGGAGTTGCGTAGCAAACTGCAAGATCTTGAGCGAGCTAATCAGACACTGAAAGATGAATATGATGCTCTGCAGATCACCTTCAATGCTTTGGAGGAGAAACTAAGGAAAACGActgaggacaaccaggagctaGTCTCACGTTGGATGGCAGAGAAAGCACAAGAAGCCAATCGTTtgaatgcagaaaatgaaaaggattcAAG GAGACGACAAGCCAGGCTGCAGAAGGAGCTAGCAGAAGCTGCCAAAGAACCCCTGCCTGTTGAACC GGATGATGACATTGAAGTGCTTGCAGATGAAACCTCTGACATGGCTGAGGAGACATCTCCAGTGCGAGCTGTCAGCCGAACATCCAG TAAGCGACTCTCCCAGCCAGCTGGAGGCCTTCTGGACTCTATCACTAATATCTTTGG GAGGCGTTCTTTGTcctcattccctgctccccaggatAACGTAGAGCCACATCCAGGTGCCAGTAAAGAAGTGAGAGTGCCCACTACTGCCGTATGCGTCTTT GATGCACATGATGGGGAGGTGAATGCAGTGCAGTTCAGCCCTGGCTCCCGGTTACTAGCAACAGGAGGCATGGACCGGAGGGTTAAGCTTTGGGAAGTCTTGGGAG ATAGGTGTGAGCCCAAAGGGTCCCTCTCTGGTAGTAATGCTGGGATTACAAGCATAGAATTTGATAGTGCT GGTTCTTACCTCTTAGCAGCTTCCAATGACTTTGCCAGCAGAATCTGGACAGTGGATGACAATCGATTACGG CACACCCTGACAGGTCACAGTGGTAAAGTTCTGTCAGCCAAGTTCTTGCTGGACAATGCACGCATTGTTTCGGGAAGTCATGACCGGACCCTCAAGCTCTGGGACCTCCGCAGCAAAGTCT GTATAAAAACAGTGTTTGCAGGATCTAGCTGCAATGACATCGTGTGTACTGAGCAATGTGTAATGAGTGGACATTTTGATAAGAAAATTCGTTTCTGGGACATCAG gACTGAAAGCATAGTAAAAGAACTGGAGCTGCTTGGAAGAATCACAGCTCTGGATCTGAACTCAGAGCGAACAGAGCTTTTAACCTGTTCCCGTGATGATCTACTGAAGATCATTGATCTGCGGGTTAGTGCTGTCAAGCAGACTTTCAG cGCCCAGGGATTCAAATGTGGCTCTGACTGGACGAGAGTTGTGTTCAG CCCTGACGGTAACTATGTGGCTGCTGGTTCAGCTGATGGGGCCCTCTACATCTGGAATGTGCTCACTGGGAAATTGGAGAGGACGCTTGCGAAGCATCACAG TTCTTCTATCAATGCAGTCGCGTGGTCACCAGCGGGTGCCCATGTGGTCAGTGTGGACAAAGGAAACAAGGCTGTCCTGTGGTCTGAATTTTGA
- the ATG16L1 gene encoding autophagy-related protein 16-1 isoform X6, which yields MASGLRAAGFPPWKRHIAAELRRRDRLQRQAFEEIIEQYNKLLEKSDLHAVLADKLQAEKYDMQSRHEISPGHDGTWNDAQLQELAQLKIKHQEELTELHKKRGELAQSVIDLNNQMQQKDKEMQMNEAKIAEYLQKISELETECQELRSKLQDLERANQTLKDEYDALQITFNALEEKLRKTTEDNQELVSRWMAEKAQEANRLNAENEKDSRRRQARLQKELAEAAKEPLPVEPDDDIEVLADETSDMAEETSPVRAVSRTSRRRSLSSFPAPQDNVEPHPGASKEVRVPTTAVCVFDAHDGEVNAVQFSPGSRLLATGGMDRRVKLWEVLGDRCEPKGSLSGSNAGITSIEFDSAGSYLLAASNDFASRIWTVDDNRLRHTLTGHSGKVLSAKFLLDNARIVSGSHDRTLKLWDLRSKVCIKTVFAGSSCNDIVCTEQCVMSGHFDKKIRFWDIRTESIVKELELLGRITALDLNSERTELLTCSRDDLLKIIDLRVSAVKQTFSAQGFKCGSDWTRVVFSPDGNYVAAGSADGALYIWNVLTGKLERTLAKHHSSSINAVAWSPAGAHVVSVDKGNKAVLWSEF from the exons ATGGCGTCGGGGCTGCGCGCCGCCGGTTTCCCCCCGTGGAAGCGGCACATCGCGGCGGAGCTGCGGCGGCGGGACCGGCTGCAGCGGCAGGCCTTCGAGGAGATCATCGAGCAGT ATAACAAGCTACTAGAGAAGTCGGACCTTCATGCGGTGCTGGCTGATAAACTTCAAGCAGAAAAATATGACATGCAAAGCAGACATGAGATCAG TCCAGGACACGATGGCACATGGAATGATGCTCAGTTGCAGGAGCTGGCACAGCTGAAGATAAAGCATCAAGAAGAGTTGACAGAGCTACATAAGAAACGTGGCGAG TTGGCCCAGTCTGTAATTGATCTGAATAACCAAATGCAGCAGAAGGACAAAGAGATGCAGATGAATGAAGCAAA GATTGCAGAGTATTTGCAAAAGATCTCTGAACTGGAAACAGAGTGCCAGGAGTTGCGTAGCAAACTGCAAGATCTTGAGCGAGCTAATCAGACACTGAAAGATGAATATGATGCTCTGCAGATCACCTTCAATGCTTTGGAGGAGAAACTAAGGAAAACGActgaggacaaccaggagctaGTCTCACGTTGGATGGCAGAGAAAGCACAAGAAGCCAATCGTTtgaatgcagaaaatgaaaaggattcAAG GAGACGACAAGCCAGGCTGCAGAAGGAGCTAGCAGAAGCTGCCAAAGAACCCCTGCCTGTTGAACC GGATGATGACATTGAAGTGCTTGCAGATGAAACCTCTGACATGGCTGAGGAGACATCTCCAGTGCGAGCTGTCAGCCGAACATCCAG GAGGCGTTCTTTGTcctcattccctgctccccaggatAACGTAGAGCCACATCCAGGTGCCAGTAAAGAAGTGAGAGTGCCCACTACTGCCGTATGCGTCTTT GATGCACATGATGGGGAGGTGAATGCAGTGCAGTTCAGCCCTGGCTCCCGGTTACTAGCAACAGGAGGCATGGACCGGAGGGTTAAGCTTTGGGAAGTCTTGGGAG ATAGGTGTGAGCCCAAAGGGTCCCTCTCTGGTAGTAATGCTGGGATTACAAGCATAGAATTTGATAGTGCT GGTTCTTACCTCTTAGCAGCTTCCAATGACTTTGCCAGCAGAATCTGGACAGTGGATGACAATCGATTACGG CACACCCTGACAGGTCACAGTGGTAAAGTTCTGTCAGCCAAGTTCTTGCTGGACAATGCACGCATTGTTTCGGGAAGTCATGACCGGACCCTCAAGCTCTGGGACCTCCGCAGCAAAGTCT GTATAAAAACAGTGTTTGCAGGATCTAGCTGCAATGACATCGTGTGTACTGAGCAATGTGTAATGAGTGGACATTTTGATAAGAAAATTCGTTTCTGGGACATCAG gACTGAAAGCATAGTAAAAGAACTGGAGCTGCTTGGAAGAATCACAGCTCTGGATCTGAACTCAGAGCGAACAGAGCTTTTAACCTGTTCCCGTGATGATCTACTGAAGATCATTGATCTGCGGGTTAGTGCTGTCAAGCAGACTTTCAG cGCCCAGGGATTCAAATGTGGCTCTGACTGGACGAGAGTTGTGTTCAG CCCTGACGGTAACTATGTGGCTGCTGGTTCAGCTGATGGGGCCCTCTACATCTGGAATGTGCTCACTGGGAAATTGGAGAGGACGCTTGCGAAGCATCACAG TTCTTCTATCAATGCAGTCGCGTGGTCACCAGCGGGTGCCCATGTGGTCAGTGTGGACAAAGGAAACAAGGCTGTCCTGTGGTCTGAATTTTGA
- the ATG16L1 gene encoding autophagy-related protein 16-1 isoform X1 has protein sequence MASGLRAAGFPPWKRHIAAELRRRDRLQRQAFEEIIEQYNKLLEKSDLHAVLADKLQAEKYDMQSRHEISPGHDGTWNDAQLQELAQLKIKHQEELTELHKKRGELAQSVIDLNNQMQQKDKEMQMNEAKIAEYLQKISELETECQELRSKLQDLERANQTLKDEYDALQITFNALEEKLRKTTEDNQELVSRWMAEKAQEANRLNAENEKDSRRRQARLQKELAEAAKEPLPVEPRDDDIEVLADETSDMAEETSPVRAVSRTSSKRLSQPAGGLLDSITNIFGLSESPLLGHQSSDAARRRSLSSFPAPQDNVEPHPGASKEVRVPTTAVCVFDAHDGEVNAVQFSPGSRLLATGGMDRRVKLWEVLGDRCEPKGSLSGSNAGITSIEFDSAGSYLLAASNDFASRIWTVDDNRLRHTLTGHSGKVLSAKFLLDNARIVSGSHDRTLKLWDLRSKVCIKTVFAGSSCNDIVCTEQCVMSGHFDKKIRFWDIRTESIVKELELLGRITALDLNSERTELLTCSRDDLLKIIDLRVSAVKQTFSAQGFKCGSDWTRVVFSPDGNYVAAGSADGALYIWNVLTGKLERTLAKHHSSSINAVAWSPAGAHVVSVDKGNKAVLWSEF, from the exons ATGGCGTCGGGGCTGCGCGCCGCCGGTTTCCCCCCGTGGAAGCGGCACATCGCGGCGGAGCTGCGGCGGCGGGACCGGCTGCAGCGGCAGGCCTTCGAGGAGATCATCGAGCAGT ATAACAAGCTACTAGAGAAGTCGGACCTTCATGCGGTGCTGGCTGATAAACTTCAAGCAGAAAAATATGACATGCAAAGCAGACATGAGATCAG TCCAGGACACGATGGCACATGGAATGATGCTCAGTTGCAGGAGCTGGCACAGCTGAAGATAAAGCATCAAGAAGAGTTGACAGAGCTACATAAGAAACGTGGCGAG TTGGCCCAGTCTGTAATTGATCTGAATAACCAAATGCAGCAGAAGGACAAAGAGATGCAGATGAATGAAGCAAA GATTGCAGAGTATTTGCAAAAGATCTCTGAACTGGAAACAGAGTGCCAGGAGTTGCGTAGCAAACTGCAAGATCTTGAGCGAGCTAATCAGACACTGAAAGATGAATATGATGCTCTGCAGATCACCTTCAATGCTTTGGAGGAGAAACTAAGGAAAACGActgaggacaaccaggagctaGTCTCACGTTGGATGGCAGAGAAAGCACAAGAAGCCAATCGTTtgaatgcagaaaatgaaaaggattcAAG GAGACGACAAGCCAGGCTGCAGAAGGAGCTAGCAGAAGCTGCCAAAGAACCCCTGCCTGTTGAACC CAGGGATGATGACATTGAAGTGCTTGCAGATGAAACCTCTGACATGGCTGAGGAGACATCTCCAGTGCGAGCTGTCAGCCGAACATCCAG TAAGCGACTCTCCCAGCCAGCTGGAGGCCTTCTGGACTCTATCACTAATATCTTTGG TCTGTCTGAGTCTCCCCTTTTGGGACATCAATCTTCTGATGCTGCCAG GAGGCGTTCTTTGTcctcattccctgctccccaggatAACGTAGAGCCACATCCAGGTGCCAGTAAAGAAGTGAGAGTGCCCACTACTGCCGTATGCGTCTTT GATGCACATGATGGGGAGGTGAATGCAGTGCAGTTCAGCCCTGGCTCCCGGTTACTAGCAACAGGAGGCATGGACCGGAGGGTTAAGCTTTGGGAAGTCTTGGGAG ATAGGTGTGAGCCCAAAGGGTCCCTCTCTGGTAGTAATGCTGGGATTACAAGCATAGAATTTGATAGTGCT GGTTCTTACCTCTTAGCAGCTTCCAATGACTTTGCCAGCAGAATCTGGACAGTGGATGACAATCGATTACGG CACACCCTGACAGGTCACAGTGGTAAAGTTCTGTCAGCCAAGTTCTTGCTGGACAATGCACGCATTGTTTCGGGAAGTCATGACCGGACCCTCAAGCTCTGGGACCTCCGCAGCAAAGTCT GTATAAAAACAGTGTTTGCAGGATCTAGCTGCAATGACATCGTGTGTACTGAGCAATGTGTAATGAGTGGACATTTTGATAAGAAAATTCGTTTCTGGGACATCAG gACTGAAAGCATAGTAAAAGAACTGGAGCTGCTTGGAAGAATCACAGCTCTGGATCTGAACTCAGAGCGAACAGAGCTTTTAACCTGTTCCCGTGATGATCTACTGAAGATCATTGATCTGCGGGTTAGTGCTGTCAAGCAGACTTTCAG cGCCCAGGGATTCAAATGTGGCTCTGACTGGACGAGAGTTGTGTTCAG CCCTGACGGTAACTATGTGGCTGCTGGTTCAGCTGATGGGGCCCTCTACATCTGGAATGTGCTCACTGGGAAATTGGAGAGGACGCTTGCGAAGCATCACAG TTCTTCTATCAATGCAGTCGCGTGGTCACCAGCGGGTGCCCATGTGGTCAGTGTGGACAAAGGAAACAAGGCTGTCCTGTGGTCTGAATTTTGA